One Rhinoraja longicauda isolate Sanriku21f chromosome 19, sRhiLon1.1, whole genome shotgun sequence genomic window, CCTCGAGATCAGGTACGCCTTTGTCCGACCGATTATCCCGGACACGCACCTGGACACCGGACCGCTGGCCCGCGGGCTCCCAGCCAAgctatctgtgaagcgcagcggcgtagtttccctgaacctccgccccctGGCGTGGGAGCCGTTACCGAATTACAACGTTCCTGCTATCCCCGTCAAAGTGGCTCTGATCAACGCGCATCCTTATCCAATAAGACTTTTAGCCTCAATGACTTTTTCACCGCCCGTGTTGGACCTTACtgctgacagaaacctggcttaactctggtgagcttgctccacttgttgaactctgtcctgatgactgtaacattTTAGCTCGCCGGGCGCACTCTTTTAAAGTATTTAGAAAACAATTTAACTGCCGCCTACTGAACTCTGATCATTTTTCCAGTTTCAAGGTGCaattaattaaagtaggcctggtGTATccactcttaattgttcttgtgtaccgGCCTGCAAAAACGCATAAAGACTTTATCACTCCATTTGCTGATCTCATCCCCAACCCTATGCCCAACTTTGATCGTGTCCTGATTCTTGGtgattttaatattcatgtttgctgtcctgcTAAGCTTCTTGTAAGTGAATTTATACATCTGGTTGAGTCTTTCAATCTGACTCTCCTTACCACGAGTCCTACTCACAAGCAAgtccatactctcgacctagtgtaaTCGTCTGGTTTTCCGATCTACAATATGGATATAATTGATGCGTGTCTGTCAGATCATAGTGCTGTTATATTTGATGCATCTCTGTCATTTTCTCTCACCaattctcatctccctgttcgttgctCTCGGTACACTAACTGTTCAACTGCTAATAAGTTCTCTGAGGCTCTCATAGCTGCTCTCAATACCTGTACTATAGAGGTTtctccccgcacatcaacactgaggagcttacttctttatttaataccacttgctcttccattTTGAATTATGTTGCTTCCCTTTAAGAGAAAAAGGTTAAGcctaaaggtcggccttggcttcaTGACGCCCACTAGAGCCCTAAGAATGGAGTGCAGAAAATTAGAACGGGGGggtggaaatgtgataagcttCAATTTTCCTTTGAAATTTTGAGAAACAATCTTCACAAATATCCTACAGCTGAATGGGAGCAAGTCTGAAGTCatcctaatccccccccccccgactcaatCAAAGTGATAGCCAACAGCCTTGGTAACCTATCCACCCTCGTTAAACCTCATGTAAAACACCTTGGTGTGATATTTGATTTCGcctttaagtttgacaagcaagtaaaTTCaatggtaaaagccagtttcttccagcttcgcaccatagctaaaatcaaactgtTCCTTTCTGTAGAATATCATCCACGCCTTTATATCCACTCGCTTGGACTACTGCAATTCCCTGTATGCAGGGATCAGTCAgatatccctgtcccgcctgcaattggtccagaaCGTCGCAGCAATGCTCCTTACAGGTACCCGAAAGAGGGACCATATTATCcctattctggcctctctccactggctgccagtacggttcagaatcgatttcaagattTTCTTATTtgtctataaagccctaaactggcttcaccccccccccccccccatatcaaaaaccttTTAACCCCTTACTCTACCTCCAGGTCTCTCacgtcggctgacttggggctactggctgtcccgcggtctaggcttaagttcaggggtgaccgcgcttttgcggttgcagctccgagactgtggaacagcatccccctcccTATCAGATCTGCCCCGTCCATCGGCTCTTTTAAGTCCAGGATCAAAACAAACTTCTCTTCTTTAACGTTTTGAAGCCTTCTGAAggggctgatttttgttttgtgctgctcccTTTCAACGGTGTTtttttgtgcctgtgtgctgtgatgtctgtttCTTATTGTACCCGCTCTGATGTACCcgctctgatgtacagcactttggtcaacgtgggttgtttttatatgtgcttttataaataaatttgacttgacgacTTGATTGATAGCACAAAGCTTAAATACAGattttattttttgatattatgGATTAGTATCAAATTATCATTGTAGTCTTCCTTCCttgtaccacccccccccccccccccccacccagaaaTATTTCCAATCTTTGCCCGAGTTATCGTTATTCCTCCAAAATAACTGCGTGCATGTTTCCTTGCCAATTCTGCATCCAACTTTCGAGGTCTTTATCACGCGGAAACCAGAGCTTAGATCTGTTAACGAGGGAGCTAGAAAGCACATCAACTGCACCGTCACCATCAATATCTCTTCGTACCTCTttcaaaaatacaatcaagttattTAAACAAAACGTTATCCTAGAAAGTATGCTGTCCATGTCCTACTATGTCCTAGTTTTCCAAGTTTGGATGTAGCGGAGCAAATAGGTGGTGGATGGCGCCAATGTACCCGTGGAAAAAGGACTGTTCTAAACAACGAACATAAAGGCAGGCAAAAGTGAGACCCAATCGAGTGCATATAGTTAGACCTTTAACGGAGACAATGGGAGGAGTCAAAAGTGAAGTTGTTCAGGGCGAGGACCAATTACACCAGCGGAAGAGCATGCTGGTAGGGGGATATGGAAAGGATCTCTCTTCGAGGAAGGATCGGCGAGCCTTGAGACCTCGTGGAGCATGAAGATGTAGATGCACTAGACGACTATTGTGAAGGTGGCGCAATGGAGGTCGAGAAACGGAAAATTATTGAAGAGATGAAGGACGTGTGAAGCGTCTCGGAAGGAAGTCGGAATGGAACGAACAAGGAAGAATAGGTCGGAATGAAAGAATGTGGAGATATGTTCAGCCGGGCGAACAGTCAAGagtcaggagggagagacaaTATGTCTGACAGGCTAGTCCACATTGTGGATCTTGGGGAGGATATAGAAagggctgtgctgggctgggaTACCAGGTCGGATGCTCTGGAGCGGAGATCGCTAGATGCGATTAGAAGAGAAACAGTCTGAGAGATGTTGGCCTCGCGTTCGGCTGTATGGACACGGTCGAGGGGCAGGTACGAGGAGAGGCCCGGGCGCTAATACCTGGTGTACACACGATAGATGTCATTCCGCCAGATTACAAACACATCTCACTTGTCGGCGAGTTAATCACAATGTCCGGACTACGGTTGAGAGGAAGGAGAGCAGTGCGTTGACACGAGTGACATCAGCTTGGGCCAGCGGTGTAGAGAATTCAATCTTATTGATGTCGCGGCGGCAGTTCTAAATAACAAACACCGAGTGGGTAGAAGGCCCGCGGGATGAGGCCAAATGGAGGAGAAATGTCAGAGCGGGTAAGATGTGGCGTCACTGGGAGGCGAGGACCGCTCTGCCATAGAGAATGTTCCGGCGTCGGGGTGCGCTAAAAACAACTTTACATCATGGCGGGAAGAGGGTGGCGGGAAGAGGGTGGCGGGGTCTCATTGACATGTGGGCGCAGGGGTAAAAAGTTAAAGCTTCTGTTGAGGAGCGAAGGTTCTGCATCCGAAAGAGAGTGGTCAGTGGGATGGTGAAAAGACGCCAACGGGAGGGTTGTGGTCAGCGGAGGAGGGGGACCGAGGGATCGAGGGTGAGGTGCTGTGGGGTGATAATGGGGGCTGACACAGGGGGGTGCGATGAAGTGTagtgtgaagttgctgcctttactgaggttccctgttggCCGTGGGAACAGCGCGACTCAGGAGATTCAGCAGGAGAGTCAGTCCACGTGATGTTGTTGGGACCGCCAGTGTGGAACCTCCGAAGGAAACAGAGGCTGGAACCGGGATGAGCCGATGCCTCCCGCCTGCTGGTGGCCGGGGCAGAGTCAAGGAGCGGCTGTGTCAATGGCTGCGGGCGCGCCAGCAGACGGATTGCAGATAAGGGTCGTCGTTGCGTTGGCTGGCACGAAATGGGAGCAGTGGAGAAAACCGTGCGGGCCGGCGCTGCGTCGACGTCAGTAGCCCCGGCCTGGAACCGACCGTGGTGGTGGTGTAGATGGGGAATTTCGGCCTAGGAGCGTCCCAGGTCGTGGTGGGGCCGGTGGCGGCGACGGCTTCGGTGGTACCGGCCCCGGGGTGATATTAAATcggtgttatcccacttgctcgcCCATTCGTTAaatacaaggggcaatttagaaatgccaattaaccttgttcgggatataggaggaaaccggggcaccaagCGCGATCACACACGGTGAGAGGAAGAACCTGTAAActatacacagacagcactcgctgccataatcgaacctgagcctgtgaggcagcagctctaccagctgctccaccctGCAGCCCAATTTCACCTTGAACTTCCTCATGGCGAATCGTCGTGGCTgaatcgtcgcctatccatgtcctccagcgatgctgcgtgacccgatgATTTGCTTCAGCAATTTGTATCTACCTCCGGTATAATCGAGGACATGAagatccttgttattacattagtCATCTGCGGtcccctgagatgcttcctgacgtaCTGATTTGGTCCACTACATGTGTCTTTAAAAAACGGTGTCTACACGTCCTTGATTTAAGTTACAGACAGTAATTAATCCGTTGCTAAACTAGTTTTATATGTAGTTCTCGCAAGAGGTCTATTTGTATCATTGCTACGTAGTGTAAACAGAGTATTGTACTTAACACCCAGTGCCATCATTGTGTTCTCAACGACTGTAGATGATGTCTCTGCAGACTCCTGGCTCTGTTCTCGGATGCTGTGTGGATTTCGCATGGATCCTCCGGCTTCCGCGGGGATTTAACTCACGGGCACCAGATGCCGTCCACGGCCCAAAGACGCAATCGGTTGAAGGGGTAAAATGGCTCCATGATATGGTCATGATGCAGATGGGTTGCCGGTGCGTTTGGTGGGCATTTGAGTGGCATGTAATTGGGATAAATTGAATAGACGTGCAGAGGGGAATGTTGCTGCATGGGGATTACCCTGACAGTCGGGATTGACTCGATGGTGCGAATGACATTACGGAAGGTTAGGTGCAATAATGTAATAAATGAGACAACGTAATCTCGAAATAAATTTTCAGTTTCACCGGGACATTAAAAACACTTAATTGAAttggaaaagaaaaagaaagggcgccaaatcacatttttaaattcctccctgaattttttctgggacaccccataaataaacgtgttggtgcaggaactcagagccctcagcatatatccggactGTTCTGCAATGGTAAATGGTTTGTTGTAATCTGACCCTAAAAGCTGAACGTCCAGGAAGTTTACACTCATGAAACACACGAAGGTCACCATCCAAAGTAATACGAAGctaccggatatggccagcaatagaatgattgACTTCCTTCTGTTTTCCACCTCTTGATCTGCGCCGCTCTCGGCCTTGTTGTTCCCTCGGAGACGGCTCCTCACTCTATTAGCGTGAATAATGTGATTGATTGTCAGTGCGTTGAGGAGAATAATCAGCAAAATTGGTACAACTGGGGTTAAAATGGTTTCGATCAGCGAAAGTGCTGCCCATAACGGTGTGGTGTAGATGTCGGATGAAACCCAACAGTACCAAGCCACGTT contains:
- the LOC144602949 gene encoding uncharacterized protein LOC144602949, with product MAVADLMVLIFEVILSEMTCAYFPYSFLNLSHICKLRVFLNCIFIDCSVWLMVTFTFDRFVTICNQNLRAKYCTEKTAGLVIAVTCMLIITQNIPVYISLVPLYIRDNVAWYCWVSSDIYTTPLWAALSLIETILTPVVPILLIILLNALTINHIIHANRVRSRLRGNNKAESGADQEVENRRKSIILLLAISGSFVLLWMVTFVCFMSVNFLDVQLLGSDYNKPFTIAEQSGYMLRALSSCTNTFIYGVSQKKFREEFKNPTQRRPLSAIRLLARPQPLTQPLLDSAPATSRREASAHPGSSLCFLRRFHTGGPNNITWTDSPAESPESRCSHGQQGTSRYEEILMVTVQLMCFLAPSLTDLSSGFRVIKTSKGSSGRHEAKADL